A stretch of Patescibacteria group bacterium DNA encodes these proteins:
- a CDS encoding polysaccharide pyruvyl transferase family protein, which translates to MKIAHLHVSDQLNKGDVAIVQAVQQLLEKRFRGSVEFTDISLSELSQPTPGTLEAINNSNLAVIGGGGIYYHYFLPFNLDLINRIKPPIVTYGVGYIQEFGGNPLNKTEITSIACLNQRAALKSVRDIYTREFLEKIGINDVALIGDPACLLEEKPERIINGSKLKIGFNLNYSGWLGFGKFKDQIMTSYRETMEQLRKNHGAQIYYLLQHPSERNIVQELQVPDLEIIDLSPAGQKHFYGQLDLVIGMMLHSVVMAFGAGTPEINIAYDQRNLSFARFLDCPELCLLPQDLQPGTLVQKVTEVLDQKQFYRKKFRVKKEEIQKSQQTFLAKIKDLTA; encoded by the coding sequence ATGAAAATTGCCCACCTCCATGTCAGCGATCAACTCAATAAAGGCGATGTGGCTATCGTTCAGGCGGTCCAACAGCTTTTAGAAAAACGCTTCCGGGGATCGGTTGAATTTACCGATATTTCCCTAAGTGAATTAAGCCAACCAACTCCTGGCACCTTAGAGGCAATTAACAACAGTAACCTGGCGGTTATTGGCGGCGGCGGGATTTATTATCACTATTTCTTGCCATTTAATCTGGATTTGATTAACCGCATTAAACCGCCGATTGTTACTTATGGCGTTGGTTACATTCAGGAATTTGGCGGAAACCCCCTGAACAAAACAGAAATTACCTCTATCGCCTGTTTAAACCAACGGGCGGCCCTGAAATCGGTCAGAGATATTTATACCCGGGAATTCCTGGAAAAAATTGGCATTAATGATGTGGCTCTTATCGGCGACCCGGCTTGCCTACTGGAAGAAAAACCGGAAAGGATTATAAATGGCTCTAAACTTAAAATCGGCTTTAACTTAAATTATTCCGGCTGGTTGGGATTCGGCAAGTTTAAGGACCAAATTATGACCTCGTACCGGGAGACCATGGAACAGCTGCGTAAAAACCACGGCGCACAGATCTATTATCTTCTCCAACACCCTTCGGAGAGAAATATTGTCCAAGAATTGCAGGTACCGGACCTGGAAATTATTGATTTGTCTCCGGCCGGCCAGAAGCATTTCTACGGTCAGTTGGATCTCGTTATCGGAATGATGCTTCATAGCGTTGTTATGGCCTTTGGAGCCGGAACCCCGGAAATTAATATTGCCTATGACCAGCGTAATCTTAGCTTTGCCCGGTTCCTCGACTGCCCGGAGCTTTGTCTTTTGCCGCAAGATTTGCAACCGGGAACTTTAGTTCAAAAAGTTACGGAAGTTCTCGACCAAAAGCAATTCTATCGAAAAAAATTTAGGGTCAAAAAGGAAGAAATCCAAAAATCACAGCAGACATTTCTCGCCAAAATAAAGGATTTGACGGCTTAA
- a CDS encoding tetratricopeptide repeat protein gives MKFTLPITLPKIKIPRGQAAFHLVAALLILFPLVFAPFLNNMFDLPKEAVLFLGMGLAAVLVLVAAIREEKLTLIRSPFNVAVIILPILAIISAWLSPNFTNSVITDPLLFSGAALTFFLTAHFANKEKTNSLIKILLLPGAILALLVLIQVAIVLLTMVIKSPVYIFNLFSLGFNPTGSLLSAVLLLAALLPLAIGLNFSQRTTAVRTMTALIALGFLSCIFALTKNPPVLLPNDAGWKIATGTMGTSTKAALLGFGPGNFIDAFTSFRPVELNSTPLWNLRFTAGSNFYFYLLSVLGIAGLAVILWLTVKILIITKNHLLTTDSPVEKGILASLLISLILFAFFPAPAVLIVNFFAVLGLLAAKIGQKQELTLAAGPAKFAPAAVAIIVVIFTGWHLSRFVLADYYFAQSLAAAAKNQGTQTYNDQIKAINLNPANDIYHLSYSQTNLALADSLAGQPNLTDQQKQAVVQLVQQSIREGRAAVTLAPNRAANWENLAAIYQGIINFAQGADQWSLTSLNQAIALDPTNPRIRLDLGGLYFAGKDYATAAQVFNQAISLKSDLANAHYNLAESLKSLNLKDQALKELQLTAGLVCSAGQKSGANTDCDKVNQEISDLNADLAKNTATPSATTTQGAALNPAAQPKLATQSAQDKNLQNTKITPPVKIATPSGNIQP, from the coding sequence ATGAAATTTACCTTGCCGATTACTTTGCCGAAAATCAAAATTCCCCGTGGTCAGGCTGCTTTTCATTTGGTAGCCGCACTATTAATTCTTTTCCCTCTGGTTTTTGCCCCCTTTTTAAATAATATGTTTGATCTGCCTAAGGAGGCCGTGCTTTTCCTGGGGATGGGGCTGGCCGCGGTTCTGGTTCTGGTCGCTGCTATTCGGGAAGAAAAATTAACGCTTATCCGCAGTCCATTTAATGTTGCGGTCATAATCCTTCCGATTTTGGCAATCATCTCCGCCTGGCTGTCACCAAATTTTACTAATAGTGTTATTACTGACCCACTGCTTTTTTCTGGGGCTGCTCTGACCTTCTTTTTAACCGCTCATTTTGCCAATAAGGAAAAGACCAATAGTCTGATCAAAATTCTGCTTTTGCCTGGCGCTATCCTGGCTCTTTTGGTATTAATTCAGGTCGCGATAGTACTTTTAACTATGGTCATTAAAAGTCCCGTCTATATCTTCAATCTTTTTTCCTTGGGTTTCAATCCGACAGGCTCGCTTTTGTCCGCGGTCCTGCTCCTGGCGGCGCTATTACCGCTGGCTATCGGGCTCAATTTTTCTCAAAGAACTACCGCTGTCCGGACAATGACGGCGTTGATTGCGCTGGGTTTTCTGAGTTGCATTTTCGCTTTAACAAAGAATCCGCCGGTATTGCTCCCCAATGACGCCGGCTGGAAAATTGCTACCGGGACAATGGGAACCTCGACAAAAGCCGCTCTTTTAGGCTTTGGGCCGGGTAACTTTATTGACGCTTTCACCAGTTTCCGCCCGGTTGAGCTTAACAGTACGCCCTTATGGAATTTGCGCTTTACGGCGGGATCGAATTTCTACTTCTATCTTTTGTCTGTCTTGGGAATTGCCGGGCTGGCAGTCATACTTTGGTTGACGGTTAAAATATTAATCATCACCAAAAATCATTTGTTGACCACTGATTCTCCTGTTGAGAAGGGGATCCTAGCCAGTCTGCTAATCAGCTTAATTCTTTTTGCCTTCTTTCCGGCACCGGCCGTATTAATCGTCAATTTTTTTGCCGTTTTGGGGCTGTTGGCAGCCAAAATCGGTCAAAAACAAGAGTTAACTCTGGCAGCCGGCCCGGCCAAATTTGCTCCGGCGGCAGTGGCCATAATTGTGGTTATCTTTACCGGTTGGCACTTGAGCCGGTTTGTTTTGGCGGATTACTACTTTGCTCAGAGTCTGGCGGCGGCGGCGAAGAATCAAGGGACTCAGACATATAACGACCAGATTAAGGCCATAAATTTAAACCCGGCCAACGATATTTATCATTTGTCTTATTCCCAAACTAATCTAGCCTTGGCGGACAGCTTGGCGGGACAGCCAAATTTAACGGATCAGCAAAAGCAGGCTGTCGTTCAGTTGGTCCAGCAGTCGATCCGGGAGGGGAGAGCGGCGGTTACCCTGGCGCCTAACCGGGCAGCTAACTGGGAAAACCTGGCAGCTATTTACCAGGGGATAATTAATTTTGCTCAGGGAGCGGACCAGTGGAGTTTAACCAGTCTGAACCAGGCTATTGCCCTAGACCCAACTAATCCGCGCATCCGGTTAGATCTGGGGGGACTCTATTTTGCCGGCAAAGACTACGCGACGGCAGCTCAGGTTTTCAATCAGGCTATCAGTTTGAAATCGGATTTAGCCAATGCTCACTACAACCTGGCTGAGTCTCTTAAAAGTTTAAACCTGAAAGACCAGGCGCTTAAAGAACTGCAACTAACCGCCGGGCTGGTTTGTTCCGCCGGTCAGAAATCGGGGGCCAATACTGATTGCGACAAGGTTAACCAGGAAATTTCTGATCTTAATGCTGATCTGGCCAAAAATACGGCGACGCCGTCAGCCACCACCACACAGGGAGCTGCGCTGAATCCTGCGGCTCAACCTAAGCTAGCGACCCAATCGGCTCAGGATAAAAATCTCCAGAATACCAAAATTACGCCCCCGGTGAAAATTGCTACCCCGTCAGGCAATATCCAGCCATAG
- a CDS encoding ComEC/Rec2 family competence protein — MTRFYFLLLGLLLLRLGLFFTVTRSQQTLPVGTKVRLIGMLEAEPKVSGSQAKYSLGGYTILTAKEPEVHFGDQVELIGKVGNQGRLYYPEVKIVTPGATGFWWKIAAQIRSKVIRIYQQTMPKAEADLLSGIVLGSQSLDRSFKAKLALVGLTHVVAASGMNVSFFSVAVSGLLSGICPGKKLKFLLSEVFILFYTTMTGFEPPIVRAALMAAFSHVQILTGRSSSSFAGLGVAAFLMLWASPDLVVNPSFLLSFSAMTGQICLSSLRLNLPKIAASITSVILQSLAALVATFPIVLIFFANFSLIALFTNAVVLWTIEPLMVLGTAIATLGIFFMPISQALGVPAQGLLDFFLWVVNTFGQSDLTQRLQISYTFQDNLSAFFFAAGYYTLLVGGIWFWRQRRVLTIIKMK; from the coding sequence ATGACCCGTTTTTATTTCCTGCTTTTGGGTCTTCTCCTTTTGCGGCTGGGTCTGTTCTTTACAGTTACGAGGTCACAGCAGACTTTACCGGTAGGAACCAAAGTCAGGCTTATAGGAATGCTGGAAGCCGAGCCGAAGGTGTCGGGGAGCCAGGCTAAGTATAGTCTCGGTGGTTACACAATCTTGACAGCGAAGGAGCCGGAAGTGCATTTCGGCGACCAGGTTGAACTTATCGGCAAAGTTGGCAACCAGGGCAGACTTTATTATCCGGAGGTCAAAATAGTTACTCCCGGCGCGACCGGTTTTTGGTGGAAGATAGCCGCTCAGATCCGTTCAAAAGTCATCAGAATATATCAACAAACCATGCCAAAAGCGGAAGCAGACCTGTTATCCGGCATTGTCCTGGGCAGTCAGTCACTGGACCGCAGCTTTAAGGCCAAACTGGCTCTGGTCGGGTTAACCCATGTGGTTGCTGCCTCAGGAATGAATGTCAGCTTCTTTTCGGTTGCCGTTTCCGGCCTGCTAAGCGGGATTTGTCCGGGAAAGAAGCTTAAGTTTCTACTTTCAGAGGTCTTTATTCTTTTTTATACCACAATGACCGGGTTTGAACCGCCGATAGTGCGCGCGGCGCTTATGGCCGCCTTTTCTCATGTTCAGATTTTGACCGGGCGGAGTTCGAGCTCATTTGCCGGTTTGGGCGTAGCCGCCTTTCTAATGTTATGGGCCAGCCCGGATCTGGTTGTCAATCCGAGTTTTTTGCTCTCATTTTCCGCCATGACGGGCCAGATTTGCCTTAGCAGCCTCAGGCTCAACCTGCCAAAAATTGCCGCTTCAATTACATCTGTAATTCTCCAGAGTTTAGCGGCCCTGGTGGCTACTTTCCCTATAGTTTTAATCTTTTTTGCCAATTTTTCACTGATCGCTCTTTTCACAAACGCCGTGGTGCTTTGGACAATTGAGCCGCTAATGGTCCTCGGAACTGCCATTGCCACGCTCGGAATTTTTTTCATGCCGATTTCACAAGCGTTAGGCGTGCCTGCCCAGGGTCTGCTGGATTTTTTCCTTTGGGTCGTCAACACTTTCGGTCAGTCAGACCTGACCCAGCGGCTGCAGATAAGTTACACCTTCCAAGATAATCTCTCCGCCTTCTTCTTTGCCGCTGGATATTATACTTTACTCGTAGGGGGTATTTGGTTCTGGCGCCAGAGAAGGGTACTCACTATAATAAAAATGAAATGA
- the leuS gene encoding leucine--tRNA ligase, which translates to MTKYDPAKIEGKWREEWEKTGLYQAIDFDKKPKYYALTEFPYPSGEGLHMGHVFSYGTPDIFARKKRMERFNVLFPIGWDAFGLPTENYAVKTGIQPVVVTKNNTDRFREQMKSLGLSFDWSREINTTDPNYYKWTQWIFTQLFKNGLAYKSETPVGWCPSCKIILANEEIVNGKCERCGTVAQQRKQSQWVLRITSYADRLDKELDLVDYPDMVKASQRNWIGRKEGAKISFKIQDTRNKTHEIMIFTTRPDTIYGATFIVLAPEHPLAIELAKTDQKIADYIKTVNREEVSLVKTGVETELKAVNPASDKEIPVWVSDYVLAEAGTGAIMGVPAHDERDYEFAGKFNLPIIRVVTGPDGSNAPINQVSEVFTGTGEMINSDDYNGLESPVAFEKIVEDLKKRGLATFSTTYHLRDWIFSRQHYWGEPIPMVYCEKCAKGGISWWDTKEGKAFKPLFNPLEPEHFDSRGVLVNLAGWFPVPESKLPVTLPEVEYYQPTDTGESPLAKIKNWVEVACPECGGPARRETDTMPNWAGSSWYYLRFSDPTAKTELADPKKLNYWQPVDVYFGGAEHNTLHLLYSRFWHKFLNDLGRVPGKEPYKARRQHGLILAEDGTKMSKSKGNVINPDQMVSKYGADAVRTFLSFVGPYDQTLPWSTAGVEGVRRFLNRVWTIYQNDQKIANSSSPELIAKLNWAIKRTGEGIDNLKQNTGVAALMEFLNLWEKTGALSREDAGKFLRLLAPFAPFLAEELWQRYVAGPVPLYPSRQCSPEELRAVGSPSKRATRIKKIKSIHLEPWPEVEEGGLEEKEATIAISINGKTRATLQISAPQAQALDEARVVAMAKSVEKIAEYLKGKSIKRTVYVPGKILNFVV; encoded by the coding sequence ATGACTAAATACGACCCGGCAAAAATTGAAGGGAAATGGCGGGAAGAGTGGGAAAAGACAGGTTTGTATCAGGCAATTGATTTTGATAAAAAGCCCAAATACTACGCTTTAACCGAATTTCCGTATCCTTCCGGCGAGGGCTTGCACATGGGCCATGTCTTTAGTTATGGCACCCCGGATATCTTTGCCCGCAAGAAGCGGATGGAAAGGTTTAATGTTCTTTTTCCGATCGGTTGGGATGCCTTTGGATTACCGACGGAAAACTACGCTGTCAAAACCGGGATTCAGCCGGTAGTCGTCACCAAAAATAACACTGATCGCTTCCGAGAGCAGATGAAATCGCTGGGTCTGTCCTTTGATTGGAGCCGGGAAATTAACACTACCGACCCCAACTATTATAAATGGACCCAGTGGATTTTTACTCAGCTGTTTAAAAACGGTCTGGCCTACAAAAGCGAGACGCCGGTGGGGTGGTGCCCGTCATGCAAGATTATTCTGGCCAACGAGGAAATCGTTAACGGCAAGTGCGAGCGCTGCGGAACTGTTGCTCAGCAGCGAAAGCAGAGTCAATGGGTCCTGCGCATCACCTCCTACGCGGACAGGCTGGACAAGGAACTGGATCTGGTGGATTACCCGGACATGGTCAAAGCTTCCCAGCGCAACTGGATCGGGAGAAAAGAAGGTGCCAAGATAAGCTTTAAGATACAAGATACAAGAAACAAGACACACGAGATAATGATCTTCACCACGCGGCCGGACACCATCTATGGCGCGACTTTTATTGTCTTGGCCCCCGAGCATCCTTTGGCCATTGAGCTCGCGAAAACCGATCAGAAGATCGCAGACTATATCAAAACGGTTAATCGGGAAGAAGTTAGTCTGGTAAAAACAGGGGTAGAAACAGAACTAAAAGCCGTTAATCCGGCCAGCGATAAAGAAATTCCCGTTTGGGTTTCGGACTATGTTTTGGCCGAAGCGGGCACCGGAGCGATCATGGGAGTGCCGGCTCATGACGAGCGGGACTACGAGTTTGCCGGGAAATTTAATTTACCGATAATCAGGGTTGTAACTGGTCCGGATGGAAGTAACGCTCCAATTAACCAAGTGTCTGAGGTTTTCACGGGAACCGGGGAGATGATTAATTCAGATGATTATAACGGGCTGGAATCTCCTGTCGCTTTTGAGAAAATTGTGGAAGACTTAAAAAAGCGCGGTCTGGCGACATTTTCAACCACTTATCATTTGCGTGACTGGATTTTTTCCCGGCAGCATTACTGGGGAGAACCTATCCCCATGGTTTATTGCGAGAAATGCGCCAAGGGAGGAATTTCCTGGTGGGACACAAAGGAAGGTAAGGCCTTTAAGCCTCTGTTTAACCCTCTCGAGCCGGAGCATTTTGATAGCAGGGGGGTGCTGGTTAATTTGGCCGGCTGGTTCCCGGTCCCGGAGTCCAAACTGCCGGTGACGCTTCCGGAAGTGGAATACTATCAGCCCACGGATACCGGCGAATCTCCTCTGGCAAAGATCAAGAATTGGGTTGAAGTAGCTTGCCCTGAGTGTGGAGGACCTGCACGAAGGGAGACGGACACCATGCCCAACTGGGCCGGTTCCAGCTGGTATTATTTGCGCTTTTCCGACCCGACTGCTAAGACGGAATTGGCTGATCCGAAGAAGCTGAATTATTGGCAGCCGGTCGATGTTTATTTTGGTGGAGCAGAGCACAATACCTTACACTTGCTGTATTCCCGGTTCTGGCACAAATTTCTTAATGACCTAGGGAGAGTTCCGGGAAAAGAACCCTACAAAGCTCGCCGCCAGCATGGGCTTATCCTGGCCGAGGATGGAACGAAGATGAGTAAATCCAAAGGAAATGTGATCAATCCCGATCAAATGGTTTCAAAGTATGGCGCAGATGCGGTGCGCACCTTTCTGTCTTTTGTCGGACCCTACGACCAAACCTTGCCCTGGAGCACGGCCGGGGTCGAAGGTGTCCGGCGCTTCCTGAATAGGGTCTGGACCATCTATCAAAACGACCAAAAGATTGCTAATTCGAGCTCACCGGAACTTATTGCCAAACTTAACTGGGCGATTAAGCGGACAGGCGAGGGGATTGATAACCTGAAGCAGAATACGGGAGTAGCGGCCTTGATGGAGTTTCTTAATCTTTGGGAAAAGACAGGAGCTTTAAGCCGAGAGGACGCCGGGAAATTCCTGCGGCTCCTGGCTCCTTTCGCTCCGTTTTTGGCGGAAGAGCTCTGGCAAAGATATGTTGCGGGTCCTGTCCCGCTTTATCCCTCCCGCCAGTGCTCGCCCGAAGAGCTGCGCGCTGTCGGGAGCCCTTCCAAGCGTGCCACCCGCATAAAGAAAATAAAATCTATACATCTCGAGCCTTGGCCTGAGGTCGAAGAAGGCGGCCTAGAGGAAAAAGAAGCGACGATCGCCATCTCAATTAACGGCAAAACCCGGGCAACTTTGCAAATTAGCGCTCCACAGGCTCAAGCGTTAGATGAAGCACGGGTTGTCGCCATGGCCAAATCGGTCGAAAAGATCGCAGAATACCTAAAAGGTAAGAGCATTAAGAGGACCGTGTATGTCCCCGGCAAAATTTTAAACTTCGTCGTCTAA
- a CDS encoding glycogen synthase: MSGKNLKVLFVSAEAAPFSTVGGLGQVAYFLPRALMKLGVDVRIFIPKYGTINEEKFPTKKVIDALKVPTGEKEGDKPRELICNVKAYAETRKNEPTVYFLENMEYFEKRANVYGYSDDNIRFGLLSRGALEFIKHEFFVPDIIHANDWHTAYTLNFLRQDYKDDPVLKKIAGLMSVHNLFQGQGFDFAHASEMDFDDGKSRLAPFFSDQFFKQNSLKRGIIYADVVNTVSETYARDIMKEEYGWGLDKLFKELRGKLFGVLNGIDYTDFNPATDKLIKKNYSAGNFKARVEDKADLQKEFNLKDDPNAMVLAISGRLDEQKGIDLVMETMQFILDEFPVQFIVLGSPAKDEYRKFFEELEKKYPGRVGTHLQPNFALPRKIFAGADVILMPSKYEPGGIVALEAMRYGCVPVVRATGGLNDSVSDGVNGFKFNSYAGMAFLSSVARALEIYKNKVLWQKMVKKAMEADFSWAKAAEKYLDLYSRTLEFRKEALSPNPPQAFKQVTS; encoded by the coding sequence ATGTCGGGAAAAAATCTCAAGGTGCTTTTTGTGTCGGCGGAGGCGGCCCCGTTTTCCACTGTTGGCGGTTTAGGCCAAGTTGCTTACTTTTTGCCCCGGGCTTTAATGAAGCTGGGAGTGGATGTTCGTATCTTTATTCCCAAATACGGCACCATTAATGAGGAAAAATTTCCTACAAAAAAGGTCATTGATGCCCTTAAAGTGCCCACCGGCGAGAAGGAAGGGGACAAGCCAAGAGAGCTGATTTGTAATGTCAAAGCTTATGCAGAGACCAGAAAAAACGAACCAACGGTTTATTTTTTGGAGAACATGGAATATTTTGAAAAACGAGCCAATGTTTATGGTTATTCCGATGACAACATCCGTTTTGGGCTTTTGAGCCGCGGCGCTCTGGAGTTTATTAAACACGAATTTTTTGTTCCGGATATCATCCATGCTAATGATTGGCACACGGCCTACACTCTTAATTTTCTGCGTCAGGACTATAAAGACGACCCCGTTTTAAAAAAAATTGCCGGGCTTATGTCGGTTCATAATCTGTTTCAAGGACAGGGATTCGATTTTGCCCACGCTTCGGAGATGGATTTTGATGACGGCAAGTCCCGGTTGGCGCCATTTTTCTCCGACCAGTTTTTCAAACAGAATTCTTTGAAACGGGGTATCATTTACGCCGATGTGGTCAACACCGTTTCCGAGACCTACGCCCGTGACATTATGAAAGAAGAGTACGGCTGGGGTCTGGACAAGCTTTTTAAAGAGCTTCGCGGCAAGCTGTTTGGCGTTTTAAATGGCATTGATTATACCGATTTTAACCCCGCCACTGACAAATTAATTAAGAAGAATTATTCTGCCGGCAATTTTAAAGCCCGGGTTGAGGATAAAGCAGACCTGCAAAAAGAGTTTAACTTAAAAGATGATCCCAACGCTATGGTTTTGGCAATTTCCGGAAGGCTGGATGAGCAAAAAGGGATTGACCTGGTCATGGAAACAATGCAGTTCATTCTGGACGAATTTCCGGTGCAGTTCATTGTCCTGGGATCGCCGGCCAAAGACGAGTACCGCAAGTTTTTTGAGGAACTGGAGAAAAAATATCCGGGCCGGGTAGGGACCCATTTGCAACCTAACTTCGCTTTACCGCGTAAAATTTTTGCCGGGGCAGATGTCATTTTAATGCCGTCAAAATACGAACCGGGCGGGATTGTGGCTCTGGAAGCGATGCGTTACGGCTGTGTGCCGGTGGTGCGGGCAACTGGGGGACTAAACGATAGCGTAAGCGACGGGGTTAACGGCTTTAAATTTAATTCCTATGCCGGCATGGCTTTTCTCTCTAGTGTGGCCCGGGCTTTGGAAATTTACAAAAATAAGGTGCTCTGGCAAAAAATGGTTAAAAAGGCCATGGAAGCGGATTTTTCTTGGGCTAAAGCGGCGGAAAAATATCTGGATCTCTACAGCCGGACCCTGGAATTTCGCAAAGAAGCCCTGTCTCCCAACCCTCCTCAAGCCTTCAAACAAGTGACATCATAG
- the glgP gene encoding alpha-glucan family phosphorylase — protein sequence MVSVEHPVAFFSMEYALSDAMPFAGGLGVLAADYLLECGKQGFPLVALGLAYDGVEQLGLEKKPEYYYKEYGSAKLYLLNSGILGRSPYGPEFLTQLRQELFLAFEGVKLLKDLGTQPALYHLNEGHTGLTILALKKAGDTTPVVATKHTVLTQSGLHIPLEDFRAVLHEVWPEANFEEIYAEGSDENHPEFFSTNKFMIKYAVRSNGVSVKHCEVEKEVHKNSPLIPLTNGINPDRWQAQNLKSDSGTDPTLWQKHEENRSALVDFINQKTGSKLDPKVLTVVWARRLAEYKQPELLLSNYDKLKQLIKNPGRPIQFVVGGQPYPKDPGQYSIAERLEAVAKNPDFSGRFAFLPHYGLDVAKILVAGADVWLNTPLVGKEACGTSTMKAGLNGALLLTTADGWIAEEDWSHGGGWILGEIYELLADKIAPLFYDRPNNLPKSWLAHMRLIMNLIATKYLTSRMLEDYKTKLYNL from the coding sequence ATGGTCTCTGTCGAGCATCCGGTGGCTTTTTTCAGCATGGAATATGCTCTCTCTGACGCCATGCCGTTTGCCGGAGGCCTGGGCGTTTTGGCCGCGGACTATCTTCTGGAATGCGGCAAACAAGGTTTTCCGTTAGTGGCCCTGGGGCTGGCTTATGACGGCGTAGAACAGCTGGGTTTGGAAAAGAAGCCGGAATACTATTATAAGGAGTACGGCAGCGCGAAATTGTATCTCCTAAACAGCGGCATCCTGGGCCGCTCCCCCTATGGCCCCGAATTCCTCACTCAGCTGCGTCAGGAGTTATTTTTAGCCTTTGAGGGGGTTAAATTGCTTAAGGATTTGGGTACCCAGCCGGCCCTCTATCACCTTAACGAAGGTCACACCGGGTTAACTATTCTGGCTTTAAAAAAAGCCGGCGACACCACGCCGGTTGTTGCTACTAAACACACCGTTTTAACGCAGTCCGGGTTACATATTCCTCTTGAAGACTTTCGCGCAGTGTTACATGAAGTCTGGCCGGAAGCTAATTTTGAAGAAATTTATGCCGAAGGATCAGATGAAAACCATCCCGAATTTTTCTCCACCAATAAATTCATGATTAAATATGCCGTCCGTTCTAACGGAGTGAGCGTTAAACACTGCGAAGTGGAAAAAGAAGTCCATAAAAACAGCCCGCTCATACCCCTCACAAACGGTATCAATCCCGATCGCTGGCAAGCACAAAATCTGAAGAGTGACAGCGGGACAGACCCTACACTATGGCAGAAGCATGAAGAAAACCGCTCCGCTTTGGTCGATTTTATTAATCAAAAAACCGGATCGAAACTCGACCCTAAAGTTTTAACCGTTGTTTGGGCCCGGCGACTGGCGGAATATAAACAGCCGGAATTATTATTAAGTAATTACGATAAATTAAAGCAGCTTATAAAGAATCCCGGACGACCTATCCAGTTTGTCGTCGGCGGCCAACCCTATCCCAAGGACCCGGGACAATATAGCATTGCCGAACGCCTGGAAGCCGTTGCCAAGAATCCGGATTTTTCCGGCCGATTTGCCTTTTTGCCCCACTATGGCCTGGATGTCGCCAAAATTTTGGTCGCCGGTGCTGATGTCTGGCTCAATACCCCTTTGGTTGGCAAAGAAGCCTGTGGCACTTCAACCATGAAAGCCGGGCTTAACGGCGCGCTTTTATTGACGACGGCCGACGGCTGGATTGCCGAAGAAGATTGGAGCCATGGCGGCGGTTGGATTCTGGGAGAAATTTATGAACTCCTGGCTGACAAAATCGCTCCCCTGTTTTACGATCGGCCGAATAACCTGCCAAAGTCCTGGCTGGCCCATATGCGCCTGATTATGAACTTAATCGCCACAAAGTACCTCACATCCAGGATGCTGGAAGACTATAAAACAAAATTATATAATCTCTAA
- a CDS encoding zinc-ribbon domain containing protein, with product MDNFQDQTLTCRDCGNSFVWTASEQKFYAEKGFANAPVRCPACRAAKKAQMGGGNFRGGYNAGPRQMYAAKCSNCGQDCQVPFQPRLNENGEPVKPIYCNNCFKQMKAQ from the coding sequence ATGGATAATTTCCAAGATCAAACCCTAACCTGTCGCGACTGCGGCAATTCTTTCGTGTGGACAGCTTCTGAACAGAAGTTTTACGCCGAAAAAGGCTTTGCTAACGCCCCTGTGCGTTGCCCGGCCTGCCGCGCCGCCAAGAAAGCCCAGATGGGCGGCGGCAATTTCCGCGGTGGTTACAACGCTGGCCCGCGCCAGATGTACGCCGCAAAATGCAGCAACTGCGGACAGGATTGCCAGGTTCCGTTTCAGCCAAGACTGAACGAAAACGGCGAACCCGTTAAACCGATTTACTGCAACAATTGCTTTAAGCAGATGAAAGCCCAATAA